Genomic DNA from Desulfurivibrio alkaliphilus AHT 2:
CCGGCAAAAAAGTATACGCCGTGGCGGTGGGCAGAAAGCCGGGGATTTACCACCGCTGGGACTTGGCCAAGGCCCAGGTCTACGGTTTTCCCGGCGCCCGTTACAAAGGTTTTGCCGTCGAGCAGGAGGCGCGGGCGTGGCTGGCCGAAATCGCTGCCGGCGGTGGGGCTGCTGCCGGGCCAAGTTCCCGGCGGTCGCCGGCGGGCAAGCCGGCCCGAAAACCGCAGGCGGCGGGGCCGCCGCCGGACGGGCCGGAGGGCGTGGTGACCATCTATACCGACGGCGGGGTCCAGGGCAATCCCGGTCCCGGTGGTTACGGGGTGGTGCAGCTTTATAATGGAGAGAGCAGGGAACTGGCCGGCGGTTTTCGGTTGACCACCAACAACCGGATGGAGTTGATGGCCTGCATTGTCGCCTTGAGTGAGCTTGAGCACCGGGATAAACCGGTGCGGCTCTATTCCGACTCCAGTTACGTGGTCAACGGTATCAACAAGGGCTGGGCCGTAAACTGGCGCCGGCGGGGTTGGCGTAAAAGCGACGGCCAGCCGGCGCTGAACCGCGATCTCTGGGGGCAGCTGCTGGATCTGCTGGCCGAGCGGCAGGTGGAGTTTTACTGGGTGCGAGGGCATGCGGGTAATCACTTCAACGAGCGTTGCGATCAACTGGCGGTGGCCAGTGCCCGCCGCCCTGGCCTGCCGGTGGATGTGGAGTATGAAAAAACGATTACGGCCCGTTAAGCCGGTGGGTTAGTACCCCGGTGAATGGTTACAGCTTTTGTGACGGAAGGAGAGGTGGATGGCGCGTAAAACGGCGGTATTGTACAGTGAGGTGTTTTTGGCCCACGATCCGGGGCCGGGGCATGTGGAGTCACCCCGACGCCTGGAAGGGCTGTACCGGCTATTGGATGCCGAGCCGCAACGGCAGCGTTTTTTGTTCCCCGAATTTGCTCCGGCCGATGAAGATACTCTGGCCCTGAACCACGATCGCCGCCACATCGCCCGGGTGGCGAAAACCGCCGGCAGCCCTTTCGAATGTCTGGACCCGGACACCTATACCTCGGCCCGCTCATACGAAGCGGCCTGCCTGGCCGCCGGGGCGGCGGTGGCGGCGGTGGATCTGGTGCTCGGCGGAGAGGCGGACAATGCCTTTGCCCTGGTTCGCCCGCCGGGTCACCATGCCGAACATGACCATACCAGCGGTTTCTGCCTGTTCAACAACATCGCCGTGGCGGCACGCCACGCCTTGAAAAATCATGGCCTGGAACGGGTCCTGATCGTCGATTGGGACTTGCACCACGGCAACGGCACCCAGCACGCCTTTTACGACACCGACCAGGTGCTCTTTTTCTCCACCCACCAGTATCCCTATTTCCCCGGCAGCGGGGCGTTGAGCGAAACCGGCCAGGGCGCAGGCGAGGGTTACACCATCAATGTGCCCCTGCAGGGTGGCCAGGATGATGCCGCCTTTGCCCGTATCTTCAACGAACTGCTGATTCCCGTGGCCGAGCAGTACCGACCCGAACTGATTCTGGTCTCCGCCGGGTTCGACACCTATGGCGGCGACCCTTTGGGGACCATGATGGTCAGCGAAGAAGGGTATGCCTACCTGACCGGGGTGCTGGTGGACCTGGCCGCCGGGCTGTGCGGCGGGCGGCTGGCCCTGATGCTGGAGGGTGGTTACGACCTGGGGATTATGGAACGCGGGGTGCTGGCCTGCCTTGGCGAGTTGGCCGGCGATCAGCGTTTAGCGTCGGCCCGGCGCCGCCGCCTGGAACAGGCCGCGCCCCCCCTCCGGGCCTTGGAGCAGGCCCGGGAAGCGGCAAAAAAATACTGGACAATTCCGGGGTGATCTGGCTTTTTGAGGCGACCATGGCTGAGCAAAAAACGATTAAAGTGCTGATTGCCGATGATGACCCTCTGGTGCGGGATGCGGTCGAGAAGATCCTGGCCATGTTCGGCTATCAGGTAACGGCGGTTAGCGGCGGTGCAGAGGCGGTGGCCAGGTTGACGCCTGAGTTGGATGTGGTGGTGCTGGATATCAATATGCCGGGAATGGACGGCTTTGAGGCCCTAAAGCAAATCAACCAGCGGGATTTGGGTGTTCCGGTGATTTTTCTGACCGGGGCCGGCAGTATGGAGTATGCGGTCAAGGCGGTTAACCTGGGTGCCTACGATTTTATCACCAAGCCCATTGAAGATCTGGATCTGTTCAGGATCAAGATTGAACGGGCGGTGGAAAAGCGGGGCTATGTCCGGCAGGAGCGAGCCTACAAGGAGAACCTGGAGCGGGAGGTAAGGGAAAAGACCAGCGAGCTGG
This window encodes:
- the rnhA gene encoding ribonuclease HI, which codes for MAAGKKVYAVAVGRKPGIYHRWDLAKAQVYGFPGARYKGFAVEQEARAWLAEIAAGGGAAAGPSSRRSPAGKPARKPQAAGPPPDGPEGVVTIYTDGGVQGNPGPGGYGVVQLYNGESRELAGGFRLTTNNRMELMACIVALSELEHRDKPVRLYSDSSYVVNGINKGWAVNWRRRGWRKSDGQPALNRDLWGQLLDLLAERQVEFYWVRGHAGNHFNERCDQLAVASARRPGLPVDVEYEKTITAR
- a CDS encoding histone deacetylase family protein is translated as MARKTAVLYSEVFLAHDPGPGHVESPRRLEGLYRLLDAEPQRQRFLFPEFAPADEDTLALNHDRRHIARVAKTAGSPFECLDPDTYTSARSYEAACLAAGAAVAAVDLVLGGEADNAFALVRPPGHHAEHDHTSGFCLFNNIAVAARHALKNHGLERVLIVDWDLHHGNGTQHAFYDTDQVLFFSTHQYPYFPGSGALSETGQGAGEGYTINVPLQGGQDDAAFARIFNELLIPVAEQYRPELILVSAGFDTYGGDPLGTMMVSEEGYAYLTGVLVDLAAGLCGGRLALMLEGGYDLGIMERGVLACLGELAGDQRLASARRRRLEQAAPPLRALEQAREAAKKYWTIPG